From Neospora caninum Liverpool complete genome, chromosome VIII, a single genomic window includes:
- a CDS encoding Glucosamine--fructose-6-phosphate aminotransferase (Isomerizing), related, producing the protein MSGAETFLHGRPSPWVRAVSRRSYLLVSSLTDRLASSSVTSISSSSSSFPPSFPSFSSFSTLSSPFPCSPRQGGSLASALLSGRPQRISTASVSRDAELNSAHRFPAPTWRFAHLGREEGAKSRGKRDQRQRPRTPLPPSRGFSTCALSDLLGDEEARTEVQRFKSREAFAPGKSMTREARNDAQCPPKGTPENAQSRHFFSWLLFPLGALLGAALHSSSSSSSSSSSSSSSSSSSSFASVFSRFVGSPFSRPARCCGIVGYVGDKEAEPVLMEGLEILQNRGYDSCGITSISAAGQLVTTKFASRGSTCDSIEILRREGKLPHRGNHIGIAHTRWATHGSKTDENAHPHHDWKDRISLVHNGTIDNYAVLKKALLDRGCAFRSNTDSEVIANLIGWYLDQPADEDTPAAPPSAVESGEAATAPSVEQRGKTLNFEEAVKRAVGELQGTWGLCIVHKDHPDRLVLARNGSPLLVGAVGDQVFVASEPAALARHTNQYLMLKDGEIAVVTAQGVGQLEATRPVHRIAKETIELSPAPYAHWTLKEVFEQPQALARAMNHGGRIAPYQNRVKLGGLDQNRDALLTVRSLLLCGCGTSLYAGMYGELLMQWLRCFDQVRAVDASEVDVHHFPRSDAGVLLLSQSGETLDTVRACQLADFQGLKKFSVVNQVGSLLARMTNCGVYVNAGREVAVASTKAFTSQVAVLSLIAAWFAQNQSRQAFPDRCNALMDAIHRLPVYAGMTLNCRPLCREIASRLKDAKTLFVLGKGFGYPVALEGALKIKELAYLHAEGFPAGALKHGPFALIDEKEKTPVILVILADQHAASLLNAAQQVKARGAHLICVTDEPDIVRDVADDILVVPSNGPLTALLACIPLQLLAYELALAKGINPDKPRGLAKTVTVM; encoded by the exons ATGTCAGGTGCAGAAACTTTCCTCCACGGGCGCCCTTCGCCGTGGGTTAGAGCGGTGTCTCGTCGCTCTTACctccttgtttcttctctgacTGACCGTCTTGCTTCCTCCAGCGTCACCTctatctcttcttcctcgtcgtctttccctccttctttcccttctttctcttctttctcgaccctttcctcgcctttcccttgcTCCCCTCGCCAGGGCGGAAGCCTGGCTTCCGCGCTGCTCTCAGGGAGGCCCCAGCGAATCTCCACAGCGAGCGTCTCTAGAGACGCAGAGTTGAACTCTGCGCACCGATTTCCCGCTCCAACGTGGCGATTCGCCCACCTGGgtcgcgaggaaggcgcgaaaagccgaggaaaaagggaccagagacagcgcccgCGAACGCCGCTGCCGCCCAGCCGAGGGTTCTCCACGTGCGCGCTCTCGGACCTtctcggcgacgaggaggcgcgaacCGAAGTCCAACGCTTCAAAAGCAGGGAGGCCTTTGCGCCTGGGAAGAGCATGacacgagaagcgagaaacgacgcCCAGTGCCCACCCAAAGGGACACCAGAAAATGCACAGTCCCGACACTTCTTCTCTTGGctgctcttccctctcggcgCTCTCCTAGGCGCAGCTCTAcactcctcttcttcctcttcttcctcttcttcttcttcctcttcttcttcctcttcctcttctttcgcttctgtgttttcgcgttttgtgggttctccgttttcccgtccGGCGCGGTGTTGCGGCATCGTGGGGTACGTCGGGGACAAGGAGGCCGAGCCGGTGTTGATGGAGGGTCTGGAGATCCTCCAGAATCGCGGCTACGACTCATGCGGCATCACGTCGATCTCGGCCGCGGGGCAGCTTGTCACCACCAAGTTCGCGAGTCGTGGATCCACGTGCGACTCGATCGAGATCctgcgcagagaggggaaactgCCGCACCGGGGGAACCACATTGGCATTGCGCACACCCGCTGGGCGACACACGGCAGCAAGACCGACGAGAACGCGCATCCGCACCACGACTGGAAAGACCGGATTTCTCTCGTCCACAACGGCACCATCGACAACTACGCGGTCCTGAAGAAGGCTCTCCTCGACCGTGGATGCGCCTTCCGATCCAACACGGACTCGGAAGTCATCGCCAATCTCATCGGCTGGTATCTCGACCAACCCGCCGACGAAGACACTCCTGCAGCGCCGCCCTCTGCCGTGGAGTCTGGGGAGGCGGCGACTGCGCCCTCCGTCGAGCAGCGCGGGAAGACTCTGAACTTTGAGGAGGCGGTCAAGCGCGCAGTGGGAGAGCTGCAGGGGACTTGGGGGCTGTGCATCGTGCACAAGGACCACCCGGAccgcctcgttctcgcgcgGAACggctcgccgctcctcgtcGGGGCGGTGGGGGACCAGGTGTTTGTGGCGTCGGAGCCGGCGGCGCTGGCGCGCCACACGAACCAGTATCTGATGCTCAAGGACGGAGAGATCGCTGTGGTAACGGCGCAGGGCGTCGGCCAgctggaggcgacgcggccTGTCCACCGGATTGCGAAGGAAACGATTGAgctgtcgcctgcgccgtACGCCCACTGGACTCTGAAGGAGGTGTTCGAGCAGCCCCAGGCGCTGGCCCGCGCGATGAACCACGGCGGGCGCATCGCGCCCTACCAGAACCGCGTGAAGCTCGGCGGCCTCGACCAAAACCGCGACGCCCTGTTGACTGTGCGCAGTCTCCTGCTCTGCGGCTGCGGCACGTCGCTGTATGCAGGCATGTACGGCGAGCTTCTCATGCAGTGGCTTCGATGCTTCGACCAAGTGCGCGCCGTGGACGCCAGCGAGGTGGACGTCCACCACTTCCCCcgcagcgacgcaggcgtcctcctcctctcgcagTCCGGAGAGACGCTCGACACCGTGCGCGCCTGCCAGCTAGCGGACTTCCAGGGCCTGAAGAAATTCTCCGTCGTCAACCAAGTCGGATCCCTCCTCGCCCGCATGACCAACTGTGGAGTGTACGTGAACGCCGGCCGAGAAGTCGCGGTCGCCTCCACGAAAGCCTTCACCTCGCAG GTCGCGGTCTTGTCGCTGATTGCGGCTTGGTTTGCCCAGAACCAGTCGAGGCAGGCGTTTCCCGATCGGTGCAACGCACTGATGGACGCGATCCACCGGCTGCCGGTGTACGCAGGCATGACGCTGAACTGTCGACCGTTGTGCCGCGAGATTGCCAGTCGTCTGAAAGACGCCAAGACGCTCTTTGTCTTGGGCAAGGGGTTCGGCTACCCCGTGGCTCTCGAGGGCGCCTTGAAGATCAAAGAGCTCGCGTATCTCCACGCCGAGGGGTTTCCCGCGGGTGCGCTCAAGCACGGGCCCTTTGCGCTCAttgacgagaaggagaagacgccggtGATTCTCGTCATCTTGGCCGATCAGCACGCAGCCTCGCTCCTGAACGCCGCACAACAAGTCAAAGCGCGCGGCGCGCATTTGATCTGCGTGACAGACGAGCCGGACATCGTGCGCGACGTCGCCGACGACATCCTCGTTGTCCCTTCGAACGGGCCGCTGACTGCGCTGCTTGCATGCATTCCGCTCCAGCTGCTCGCCTACGAACTCGCACTCGCCAAGGGAATCAACCCCGACAAACCCAGAGGCCTCGCAAAAACAGTCACCGTCATGTGA